The following are encoded in a window of Miscanthus floridulus cultivar M001 unplaced genomic scaffold, ASM1932011v1 fs_568_2_3, whole genome shotgun sequence genomic DNA:
- the LOC136532274 gene encoding uncharacterized protein — protein sequence MGSTVEVERVTVGATPSSPRRVGEAPGSDGGQLALVDTEAALLPPPLPLQRRLAVSKRLHPRSRQTLLVGDPPLAPRKALKVNVSSSAHQAAEAQAGVRRGAAPGEAVSEETAAQEKEEQVEEEEPMPRDVVGLGAEAGASAVAEATEGEAGAPETSDVRAVDAEAIGVAVAEARAPGSVETEAMESEHQATKVALSEATKAAEASRVEVSAWKSKAEGLEKEASQAAEASVAAQAALDVEVREHEALRSAVRTACEALGVEEVQSASSLGSRLIALSGHVRERLRGALHTGVKRALAVVSSHYAINLEAVSDGYVLPEDDEEADAEEFRQHSSR from the exons atgggttcgacggtggaggtggagcgggtgacggtgggggcgaccccatcatctccgcgaagggtcgggGAGGCgccggggtccgacggaggccagctggcactggtggacaccgaggccgcgctgctgccaccaccgctgccgttgcagaggaggctggcggtgtcgaagcggttgcatccccgttcgcg ACAGACGCTTCTGGTGGGAgaccctcccttggcgccccgtaaggcgctcaaggtgaacgttagctcctccgcccatcaggcagcggaggcgcaggctggcgtgcgacgcggcgcggcgccgggcgaggccgtttcggaggagaCGGCTGCCCAGGAGAAGGAGGAgcaagtggaggaggaggagcccatgcCTCGCGATGTTGTGGGTCTTGGAGCAGAGGCTGGGGCGTCTGCTGTTGCCGAGGCCactgagggtgaggccggagcccccgagacctccgacgtcagggcggtggacgccgaggCCATCGGGGTAGCGGTggcagaggccagagcccccgggtccgtcgagaccgaggcgatggag agcgagcatcaggcgacgaaagTTGCCCTgtcagaggctaccaaggcggccgaggcctctcgggtcgaggtctcagcctggaagagcaaggccgagg GTCTGGAGAAggaggcctcccaggcggctgaggcctccgtcgcagcgcaagcagcgctggacgtcgaggtccgggagcacgaggcgctgcgcagcgctgtccggaCCGCCTGCGAGGCTCTTggcgtcgaggaggtccaatcagctagctcccttgggagccgcctgatcgcgttgagcggccacgttcgcgagagactccgaggggcgttgcacacgggtgtcaagcgcgccctggccgtcgtctcttcGCACTACGCCAttaacctcgaggctgtcagcgacggctat